DNA sequence from the Bacillus pumilus genome:
CCTTATGTAAGGGTGGAGAATCTGCCTTGTCTGGACAAGGTGTATACGCTTGCAGTTCTCTTCATTACTCATATTCTACTGAAAAGAAATAAAAATTGCCATCTCATTTATATGACAAACGCCCCTATTTATACAACAAACCCTATCCAATGACCTATGAATCTTTTGGTAGGACCGTTGGGAAACCATGAAAAAAGGCGATACACCTTCGTATCATCGCCTTTTTTATGAAGAAATCAGCTGAGTAAAGACAACCAATCTTTTTTCATGAGTCCCTGCTGCATGATCAAATGTCCCTGTACACGTGATTAAATTGAGATTCCGTGTAAAAGCATACCCGAAAAACGCATTTGGTTTTTCTTCACGCGGATAGCTTTGCACTTTGACGACTTCAAAAGTTCGCTTTTTATCTGATATGGATGTCACGATTACCTTGTTTCCCTTTTTCAGCTCCTTCAATCGATAAAAAACAGAAGGTCCCCACTTATTATCAACATGACCATTCATAACGGCATTTCCTTTATCTCCTGGCTTTGGACCATCCTTAAACCAAGCTGTGTTGTCCGTATTTTTTGGAACCCCCATACTGCCATCCTTTGATAAAGTGGTTTTCTCTATTTTTGCTTTGACATCAATCGCCGGAATCGCAATTTCAGCCGGGACAATACCGGACGGTTCGTCTTTTAACATGGCTTTTGAATGAGACTGTTTTGCGGCTTGGTTTGTTGTCATTTTTTCAGGAGATGAGGTTGTTTTAGCGGATGACGAATCATCCATCGATTTTGATGCACAGCCCGTGATGACAAGAAGCATCAGAAGACCAAACAGCCACCTTTTCAAGTCAGTCTGCCTCCTTTTAAAGAAAGGAACGGCACGATTGTGCACGCTCCCCCCTTTTTGTTTTGATATGAGCTTAATTTGATGTCTTACGACGAATTAGGAAGAACGCACCCATTGCACCGCCAGCTAGGATCAAGCTTGCGATTAATCCCGCAAATGCTTCATATGACATACCTAAAGGACCGGCTGTGCCTCCCATACCTGTTTTCGGCATTTCGTTAGGCATGTTGGATTTGAACAGTTCAGGATGCTGATCAACAATCGCTGCTGCGACATCTTGACCGACCATGAACATATGACCGTATGCTTCTCTCACTGTTGGATAAAGCTGATCATATTCGCCATTATGGTAAGACGTATATGTTTTGATCAGCTCATCAATATGCATTTTTAAGCCAGCTTCTAAATCCGCCGCCTTTAAACGGCCATCTGTCGCTTGATCTAGAAATTTCGCTTGCTTCATCCGATATGCATCCAAGTTTTTCACAGCTTTTTCTTTCGCTTCTTTGTCTCCTGATGCATCCGCTTTGACATAATCAACTAAGTAACCAATATGGCTTGACCAAATGTCTTTGAATTGTTTGCCTGCATCCTTACCATAAACAGATGCAATCGCATTAGATAAATCATTTGTATTCTCGTTCAAAGCTGCTGCTGCTTGATCAAAGTCCTTGCTACCATCATTTCCTTTTTGCATGGCAACGACCGCAAGTGCCAAATGCTCTGAGAACAAGTAGTTTAAATCTTCACGAAGATCTGCGGCTGGTGTATCGACAGATTTATGATCAAATTTCCCAGGAAATTGATCTGTGATCGCCCACGATACGCCTTTGCCTACTTCAAACATATGATGAATGGATTTTCTAACAGTCTCATAGGTCGTATCAAAATCCTTTTCTGTGTAGCTGTCAAACGCTTTTAATAGTTCGTTCACATGCATCTTCAAGCCTTCTTCAAGCTCACTTGCTTTCAACCTGCCGTCTGTTGCTTGATCGAGCATGTCGGCTTGTTTCATACGATATTGGTCAAGCTGCTTGACTGCTTTCTTTTTACCTGCCTCATCTTTCTTTGCGGTTGCTTGTACATAATCCACAAAGTAGCCGATATGGCTTGACCAAATGTCTTTGAATTGTTTCCCTGCTTTTTTTCCGTACACAGAAGCGATGGCTTCCGATAAGTCATTTGTGTTGTCATTTAGCGCTGCCGCTGCTTGTTTAAAATCTTTGCTGCCGTCAATTCCCTTTTGCATTGTGAT
Encoded proteins:
- a CDS encoding class F sortase translates to MKRWLFGLLMLLVITGCASKSMDDSSSAKTTSSPEKMTTNQAAKQSHSKAMLKDEPSGIVPAEIAIPAIDVKAKIEKTTLSKDGSMGVPKNTDNTAWFKDGPKPGDKGNAVMNGHVDNKWGPSVFYRLKELKKGNKVIVTSISDKKRTFEVVKVQSYPREEKPNAFFGYAFTRNLNLITCTGTFDHAAGTHEKRLVVFTQLISS